ctACACACCAGCTCcaatacaggtacacacacacacacacatttttcacttTACACTATATAaactcaaaaacacaaaaactcaatggtgtgtgtgtgtgtgtgtgtgtgtgtgtgtgtgtgtgtgtagggttcaGTTTGGTGCAGGATCTCGCGGGTACTGGGTCTCAGTTCAGTCTCAGTGCAGATGACAGCATCTTCTTCCAGCTCGGAGCCTTCGAGCGAAGCCTGAGTCAAATGTCCTCAGTGTACACGGAGACGTAGAGCATCACTCCAtctatcactctatcactctcttACTATCCATCGTTCTGTGACTCTGTTACTACAGTACTCCATCTTTCCATCACCGACAATATATCACTGCATTAGTCTGTCACTCCATCGCTAGTCCTCCATCTCTCTATACTTCTATTACTGTTTGCTCCATAACatcacttttcacttttcacACGTTACTCTAATACGGTCACTCCAACATATCActattttattctctctcacgCTATCATTCCTTCACTGTTCCTCCATCACTGCTCTTTATCATGTtccctcctttcctctccttgctttctctctctctctctctctctcaaatgaAGTGTATAAGAATTATATAGACTTTGTGTTTACCGTTGCTGTGTTTATCAGTGAATGTATGCAgcgtgtgtattgtgttttaatttttgcttctctgtttgtgtgtgtgtgtgtgtgtgtgtgtgtgtgtttaaagttcgGCTTATCATCCTTCTATCAGATGTACAAAATGTACAGTTTGTTAAACTATTAATTATTGTGTCACTATATCGTgtgtcagaaaataaaatttccTTTAATAATGCATTCtcgtttctgtgtgtgtgtgtgtgtgtgtgtgtgtacatgtacagaCCTAATGTAGTGAGTAAACTCCGCCCCCTAGTGGAGACTCTCAACTGTACCACAGTACAGAGGAAGACAAACTGCATCCGTTTAAACACGTGACGTTATtaaaccttctgattggtcgtCGTGTTgtttaattctctctaacagcagctacGACTTTAATGCAGCTTTATATGAACGCACTCACGCCGATaccttatcgtttccatagtaacagctcatagaGACGTGAACAGAACACACGCCacataaacactgattaaaaCGTGTGATatgaagttttattttcttggtaatcagatatttttagaacgtttatggaaggagtctccagtctcagTCGCAGGAAGAAAGAGTTAGTCATTAAATTTcatacctttttattatttatactcaTCTGTAGATTAtctattattatctattatttatatctgtagaTTCTTTTAACTAcagttttttactttatatacatacaataatctaattaaattataataaaatacaaatctgGAGCACCTTCAATTAAAAATCAATGAAATCCTAACTAatcaattattaattaaatattttaattaatcaattaatttgaAACTTAATGTCTATGTGGAAATGAACAGGGCTGGAACAGGGCCAGGTCCAGAGTCTTCATCAGGAGCGCTTGGTCCTCCTGGTCATGTAGCTCTGGTAGTAGAAGTTGCTGAAGAGCAGGATGAGGCTGATGCAGTAGGCGAACACAACGGCGTTCATGGAGTCGGGGAAGTCGCACTCGGTGAACAGGTTGTAGccggtgtgtgtggtgagaagAACAAACTGCAGCTGTGAACAAACCAAAGTTCACATCAGTCATCTTCTTACCCTAATGCCCTACTGAggcagcacagtgtgtgtgtgtgtgtgtgtgtgtgtgtgtgtgtgtgtgtttaccagtTGCAGGGAAGTGAGGTAACGTTTCCACCACAGATATTTCTGCATGTGAGGACCAAAAGCTGCCAGACCGTAATACAAATACATGATGATGTGTACAAAAGTGTTGAGGAGGCCGATGAAGAAcgctacatgtacacacacacacacacacacacacacacacacacacacacagcattagtTATACATCAGCACAgctctatcatcatcatcatcagtggtAAAGAGGAAGCAGAGCAGCGTACATTGTCCCCCGGCGAAGTACTTGACTCCGGCCCACCAGTTGAAGATCATGGTGCCATGATGGTAGACGTGCAGGAAGGTCAGCTGACTGTTTTTCTTACGCAAGATAAAAAACACCTGGTGGTAGGAGGGAAAGAATGAGTCTGTTGTTGGTCAGATTTTTACTGAGATATATTCACCAttacataaacactaacattcaccaaaaacactgttcaacacccaaaaaaaacaattaaccacaCCAACATTCTCAAAGCAAAGCCCATAATTCACCACCAAACAGCAGCAAATACCAACATTAAAAACTACACACCAACACTTCCAACCAAACACCAATATTCACAAACCAACACTTAACAACAAACCGAGATAAAACACCCAAAACCAACACCACTATCGCtaccaaacacaaacattcacctGCATTTCCTATCAAATACCATTATAATTGGTATTCAACCTTCACTTCATCACAAGTCACGGTGACATCCAAACACTTACATTCACCACAAACCTTCACCAACAACATTCTCTAATGTTTACCATCACACACAGCTACCAGTGCAGACAAATAAACACTACCGTTTACCAGTAAACATCAAACACCTGAAAAATGCAAATaaccaaacaccaacatcccCCAATAcccaacatcacacacagtcactaacAAATAACAAGTAATGTTTACACAAAACACCAGGCGACCAAACATTGAAAAACACCATCAAAGTCCAACACTCAACATTTCATACCAACATACACAACTTCACAACATCAAATAACCAGATAGTAattaaacgcacacacacacacacacacacacacacacaaaatacctctcactaaaacacactaacatccaccactaacacacacaaaaccctcactaacacactagtattccacatacacacacacacacacacaaaaccctcactaacacactagtattccacacacacacaaaaccctcactaacacactagtattccacacacacacacacacaaccctcactaacacactagtattctacacacacacacaaaaccctcactaacacactagtattctacacacacacacacacgcacacacacacaaaaccctcactaacacactagtattctacacacacacacaaacaaaaccctcactaacacactagtattccacacacacacacacacacacacacacacaaaaccttcaCTAACACACTagtattccacacacacacacacacacaaaaccctcactaacacactagtattccacacacacacacacacacagtgttttgtttagttAGTGGACGGTCAGTCGTTGTGTAACAGACACTTTGTGCTGCAGTAACTCACGGTGTCACTGAGCTCGATGACCTTGGAGAAGAAGAACCACCAGCAAACTCTGGCCATCTGAGACCCGGGAAATAAAAGCACAGAGAAAATGACACGTTAAAGCGAGTCACTGCGAACGCTCCATGAGTAAAACTGGTGAAAACaaatctccagtgtcagcactttgtaacagctCAATAACATGAAGAGcagctataaatggataaaaagtgtaTTCTGTAAAAACACTGCAAACCGATTCATCACACCAACACCTTACGCTGTTTAATAAAGACACGCTGattacatttctgttacatttacGTCACGTGGCACACTCGATATCCATCAAGTCTATCAATGAAAACATTaccactggttcactaggacaCACACGTATCATCAGCCTAGAACTCTGTTGAAAGGAATTAGAGcacaatttcttttaaatacgTAAATCAGGGATAAATAAGTGTTTCACCCTCATGGCCAGGGGACTGGTGCTGTAGTCCACAGGCTGACACAAGTAGCTGTAGTTCGACACCCAAGACGTCACTAAAAactacaaaatacacaaaagtgtACAACAAAATCACACGCTGTAGAGGTGAATTTTTTAGAGTTGAATTTCAATGGATTtgtgaatttattcattaatgatataaataataaatatttgagtgATATATAAACACCTAAGATGGTTCATAAAGGTCGTAAATGATATTTATACctttatgttaaaaataaacattaatcagATGAACTTTAACTGGAAGACGAGCGACTCCTCAGAGGGACACGTTACCTCGTGGAACATGTAGACCGACAGACAAACCATAGCAAAGTTATAAACTATAAGCACAAGTTTGAGGTCCACGGCTTCCCGGTTCCTCATGAGTCTGGGTCCGAGCCAGATGATGCCCAGGTAGCAGAGGAAGATCCACAAGATAGGAAGGGGCGAGTAAACCAGCAGCCATGGGTCAGTTCTCTTATCTGGAACCAAAAGTGAAGGAAaatttgtggggaaaaaagatcTGAATTTAATGAACTGGGTAACTTTTTGTAGAAGAACTTTCAAGAACAGAGGTGATAAAATGTTTCACAGTACACGAACAGTACACGAACAGTACACAAACGGCACACGAACAGCACAGGTACAATACACGAACTGCACAGAAACAGCACAGGAACAGTAAAGGAACAGCACACAAACAGTACAGGAACAGTTCACAAACAGCACACGAACAGCACAGGAACAGTTCACAAACAGCACAGGAACAGTACACGAACAGCACAGGAACAGTACACAAACAGTAAAGGAACAGCACACGAACAGTACAGGAACAGTACACAAACAGCACAGGAACAGTACACGAACAGCACAGGAACAGTACACGAACAGTAAAGGAACAGTACATGAACAGTACATGAACAATACACAAACAGCACACGAACAGTACACGAACAGCACTCAAACAGTACACGAACAGTAAAGGAACAGCACACGAACAGTAAAGGAACAGCACACGAACAGTTCACAAACAGCACACGAACAGCACAGGAACAGCACATGAACAGTACACGAACAGTAAAGGAACAGCACAGGAACAGTACATGAACAGTACACAAACAGCACACGAACAGCACAGGAACAGCACATGAACAGTACACAAACAGTAAAGGAACAGCACACGAACAGTACAGGAACAGTAAAGGAACAGCACAGGAACAGTACATGAACAGTACACAAACAGTAAAGGAACAGCACACGAACAGTACAGGAACAGTAAAGGAACAGCACAGGAACAGTACATGAACAGTACATGAACAATACACAAACAGCACACGAACAGTACACGAACAGCACTCGAACAGTACACGAACAGTAAAGGAACAGCACACGAACAGTTCACAAACAGCACACGAACAGCACATGAACAGTACAGGAACAGTACACGAACAGTAAAGGAACAGCACAGGAACAGTACATGAACAGTACACAAACAGCACACGAACAGTACACGAACAGCACTCGAACAGTACACGAACAGTAAAGGAACAGCACACGAACAGTACAGGAACAGTAAAGGAACAGCACACGAACAGTTCACAAACAGTAAAGGAACAGCACACGAACAGTTCACAAACAGCACACGAACAGCACAGGAACAGCACATGAACAGTACACGAACAGTAAAGGAACAGCACAGGAACAGTACATGAACAGTACACAAACAGCACACGAACAGCACAGGAACAGCACATGAACAGTACACAAACAGTAAAGGAACAGCACACGAACAGTACAGGAACAGTAAAGGAACAGCACAGGAACAGTACATGAACAGTACATGAACAATACACAAACAGCACACGAACAGTACACGAACAGCACTCGAACAGTACACGAACAGTAAAGGAACAGCACACGAACAGTTCACAAACAGCACAGGAACAGCACATGAACAGTACACGAACAGTAAAGGAACAGCACAGGAACAGTACATGAACAGTACACAAACAGCACACGAACAGTAAAGGAACAGTACACAAACAGCACACGAACAGTACACgaacacaagacaaaaaaacatgtaaaaaaatctaaactcaAAGGTCTTCAGCTGCTTTTCCACAGATGTTAAGGAGATCCAAAGCACTGTAGTTTAAATATGGTCTGAAAATGTGCACAAAAATAGTGAAATTCTTGGCCAAACAAATATCATGTCTGGGATATTAGATTCGATTTAGTTTCCGATTGTCCGTCTGTCCAAAAGAGGATCTCGTTGGTGTAATATGTGAAGGACGAGAGGTTGAATATTTGGAGTTATGAGTTTAATCAGCAAAGGAACTGATTTAGATTGGGAAATTGTTCCAAACCAGATCAAGGTTATTTTTATAGATTCTGTACTGTTTGGATTTTTCTGGGAAACAAATTAAGAATAAGACCTGAGGAGAAAGATTATTGGTCAACAAACaaagttaaaacaaacaaacaaaaacaaaactaagatGAATCTTTAAAGACTTTTGCAAAGCAGTTTGATTTGGTTTTGCATCTTTAATCTTTATGCTCTTGTGATGCACCTCGATAAAGCATTTACAGACTCCTGATTCTGACACGCAGTCACATCCTGAATAAACAGAGAATTTCATGTGTCATGagcagaaactgctgatctccaaGCTGAAACTTTTCACCAACAGGACCTCCTACATTAGAAACATTACCAGGAGAAGATAATGATCTGATTACACTGATGGACAAAAATTTATAAGCCTTTACATTTTACGTAGTCTGTATTAAaagatttaattaaacaatgaattaattcattagGTGGcacagtgtcttagtggttagcacatttgcctcacacctccagggttgggggttcgattcccgcctccaccttgtgtgtgtggagtttgcatgttctccccgtgcctcgggggtttcctccgggtactccggtttcctcccccggtccaaagacatgtatggtaggttgattggcatctctggaaaattgtccatagtgtgtgattgtgtgagtga
The genomic region above belongs to Tachysurus vachellii isolate PV-2020 chromosome 11, HZAU_Pvac_v1, whole genome shotgun sequence and contains:
- the elovl8b gene encoding ELOVL fatty acid elongase 8b, which produces MASAWQRVESLHQWILDNGDKRTDPWLLVYSPLPILWIFLCYLGIIWLGPRLMRNREAVDLKLVLIVYNFAMVCLSVYMFHEFLVTSWVSNYSYLCQPVDYSTSPLAMRMARVCWWFFFSKVIELSDTVFFILRKKNSQLTFLHVYHHGTMIFNWWAGVKYFAGGQSFFIGLLNTFVHIIMYLYYGLAAFGPHMQKYLWWKRYLTSLQLLQFVLLTTHTGYNLFTECDFPDSMNAVVFAYCISLILLFSNFYYQSYMTRRTKRS